From Penicillium digitatum chromosome 5, complete sequence, one genomic window encodes:
- a CDS encoding Beta-glucuronidase has product MAPSEQSWAPPNPPTEIPTATPAGRYGKIQDAGAIRQRWIEDPTDPTCQIQPSTLTVADLRSARWYIRTDKHNIPFQVAENVFALGYANEAEYNQTLTQNYAEGDLGLAGCENIYDILVGRGLIIAEGIFRSDGPQFSQIARAHLQEIAEPKSLRHFYVCDVVNTDTRTFVQEVLYSSRNDLTWPPVCRTPLIWKYNSPEYQGLLGTRVGKCAVYLVLEIFPRGTYYIARIVTWDESCSLEIRFDIEPIP; this is encoded by the coding sequence ATGGCACCTTCAGAGCAGTCCTGGGCTCCCCCAAATCCTCCCACAGAGATCCCAACTGCCACCCCAGCAGGACGATACGGCAAGATCCAAGACGCAGGAGCTATACGACAACGATGGATCGAAGACCCCACAGACCCCACATGCCAAATCCAGCCCAGCACTCTGACCGTAGCCGACCTCAGAAGTGCACGCTGGTACATTCGTACCGACAAGCACAACATCCCATTCCAGGTCGCAGAGAATGTCTTCGCACTAGGATATGCCAATGAAGCGGAATACAACCAGACACTGACGCAGAATTATGCAGAGGGTGATCTTGGGCTTGCTGGCTGCGAGAACATATATGACATCCTAGTAGGAAGGGGATTGATCATCGCCGAGGGGATCTTCAGAAGTGATGGGCCTCAGTTTTCGCAGATTGCCCGGGCTCATTTGCAGGAGATTGCTGAGCCAAAGTCTCTGCGACACTTTTATGTTTGTGATGTCGTCAATACCGACACTAGGACTTTCGTGCAGGAGGTTCTCTATTCCTCGCGCAATGATCTCACTTGGCCTCCGGTTTGTAGAACACCACTCATCTGGAAATATAATAGCCCTGAGTACCAGGGGCTTCTGGGTACGCGCGTTGGGAAGTGTGCGGTGTATCTGGTGCTGGAGATCTTTCCGAGAGGTACGTATTATATTGCTAGGATTGTGACCTGGGATGAAAGTTGCTCACTTGAGATCAGGTTTGATATTGAACCGATTCCTTAA
- a CDS encoding Band 7 protein, with the protein MEGASRQTSRLFRPRGQKLLPQRLARTSAVSTTPFTFTQTQRRTLSNSPRSLVPESLFNSFRSGGSYNEGPTSYFSNRQTLPANTVVRFVPQQTAWIVERMGKFDRILEPGLAILVPFLDRIAYVKSLKEAAIEIPSQNAITADNVTLELDGVLYTRVFDAYKASYGVEDAEYAISQLAQTTMRSEIGQLTLDHVLKERANLNTNITKAINEAAQEWGVVCLRYEIRDIHAPEAVVAAMHRQVTAERSKRAEILESEGQRQSAINIAEGRKQSVILASEALRSEKVNHASGEAEAIKLKAEATALGIDAVSRAIEEGGENAHKAVSLSVAEKYVAAWSNLAREGTAVVVPGNVGDMGGMIANAMAVYGKISETQAQGLAKKTLGVEGTSQSSETPQNSQVPTFFGDQAEQNTQSNIASQTADEGFETVAGEHKK; encoded by the exons ATGGAGGGCGCATCCCGCCAAACGTCAAGGCTATTTCGGCCCCGTGGCCAGAAGCTCCTTCCCCAACGTCTCGCACGAACCTCTGCAGTTAGCACCACTCCCTTCACCTTCACCCAGACTCAGCGACGGACACTGTCAAATTCTCCACGGTCTCTCGTCCCAGAGTCTCTTTTCAACAGCTTCAGATCGGGTGGTTCATACAACGAGGGACCCACCAGCTATTTCTCCAACCGCCAAACTCTCCCCGCGAACACCGTTGTGCGATTCGTGCCACAACAGACAGCATGGATCGTCGAGCGCATGGGAAAGTTCGACCGTATCCTGGAACCCGGTCTTGCGATCCTTGTGCCATTTTTGGACCGAATTGCCTACGTGAAGAGCTTGAAGGAGGCTGCTATTGAGATCCCCAGCCAGAATGCCATCACGGCGGATAATGTCACCCTTGAGCTGGATGGGGTGTTATACACGCGGGTTTTCGATGCGTACAAGGCAAG CTACGGCGTTGAGGACGCAGAGTACGCTATTTCGCAACTCGCGCAGACGACCATGCGTTCCGAAATCGGTCAGTTGACTCTCGATCACGTTCTCAAGGAACGCGCCAATCTCAATACAAACATTACCAAGGCAATCAACGAGGCGGCTCAGGAATGGGGTGTTGTCTGTCTTCGATATGAGATTAGGGATATCCACGCGCCGGAGGCGGTCGTGGCTGCCATGCATCGCCAGGTTACTGCTGAGCGGTCGAAGCGAGCTGAGATCCTCGAGTCTGAAGGTCAGCGCCAGAGTGCGATCAACATTGCCGAGGGTCGCAAGCAGTCCGTTATTTTGGCTTCCGAAGCTCTGCGCTCCGAGAAGGTCAACCACGCTTCTGGTGAAGCCGAGGCTATTAAGCTTAAAGCCGAGGCTACCGCGCTCGGAATCGACGCTGTCTCTCGGGCCATCGAGGAGGGTGGTGAGAATGCTCACAAAGCTGTTAGTCTCAGCGTTGCCGAGAAGTACGTCGCAGCTTGGTCGAACTTGGCACGTGAGGGAACGGCTGTTGTTGTTCCTGGTAATGTTGGGGACATGGGTGGAATGATTGCCAACGCTATGGCTGTCTACGGCAAGATCAGCGAGACGCAGGCCCAGGGCCTGGCAAAGAAAACCCTTGGGGTTGAAGGCACTTCTCAGTCATCGGAAACACCGCAAAACAGCCAGGTGCCGACCTTTTTTGGGGATCAGGCTGAGCAGAACACACAGTCCAACATCGCCTCTCAAACTGCGGACGAGGGATTTGAGACGGTCGCCGGTGAACACAAGAAATGA
- a CDS encoding Translation machinery-associated protein 20: MFKKDIPPSNRSKVKSSVQRGLRQKLLETYPGLEPFIEDFMPKKASLEAVKLPDRVTLYTIDSTPLFFQPIDGPPVPHLRLIHAYPSAVPTVQIDRGAIRFVLSGATLMAPGLTSPGGRLPDAEHALEAGQIVGVKAEGKEEICMIGMLKVGTEEIKSKGKGVVIDEGHYLGDGLWRMHLD; the protein is encoded by the exons ATGTTTAAGAAAGA CATTCCCCCAAGCAACCGGTCTAAAGTGAAGTCCTCAGTGCAGCGTGGCCTGCGCCAAAAGCTGCTGGAGACATACCCCGGCTTGGAGCCCTTTATTGAAGATTTCATGCCCAAGAAGGCCTCATTGGAAGCCGTGAAACT ACCCGATCGCGTGACCCTCTACACAATAGACTCAACCCCCCTCTTCTTCCAACCCATTGACGGACCCCCAGTCCCCCACCTTCGCCTTATCCACGCATACCCCTCTGCCGTCCCGACAGTCCAGATCGACCGCGGCGCCATCCGCTTTGTACTCTCCGGCGCAACGCTGATGGCTCCCGGTCTTACCTCTCCCGGGGGGCGTCTACCCGATGCCGAGCATGCGCTTGAGGCTGGGCAGATCGTTGGTGTCAAGGCCGAGGGGAAGGAGGAGATTTGCATGATTGGTATGCTGAAGGTTGGCACTGAGGAGATCAAGAGTAAAGGGAAGGGAGTTGTTATTGATGAAGGCCACTATCTTGGTGATGGGCTTTGGAGAATGCATTTGGACTAA
- a CDS encoding Cell wall beta-glucan synthesis, with protein MRFSTILSLLPLALSVAAINVTEPAKGAEVDVSGSFTVKWNSVDTDASTVDIVLVNNAVFPTVSEKIASGVDTSKGSYDASGLKGITSGPGFQINLLSTDAKNTGILAQSQQFDVTESKSSSATTTGTSSTVSSSSTSSTSVVSSETSSTASTSTGATTTETDASTTATGSSTTSTGTSTATKTSTKTGLTTSASSTGTATGSAAASATASTGAAMGLVAPGAAAGLLAGVLAFLFKVRYVL; from the exons ATGCGTTTCTCCACCATTCTGTCTCTTCTGCCCCTGGCCCTCTCCGTTGCGG CCATCAACGTCACCGAGCCCGCCAAGGGTGCCGAGGTCGATGTCTCCGGCTCTTTCACCGTGAAGTGGAATTCCGTTGA TACCGATGCTTCCACCGTTGACATTGTGCTCGTCAACAATGCCGTGTTCCCTACCGTCTCGGAGAAGATTGCCTCCGGCGTGGACACCTCCAAGGGCAGCTACGATGCCTCCGGCCTGAAGGGTATCACCAGCGG CCCCGGTTTCCAGATCAACCTGCTTTCCACCGATGCCAAGAACACCGGCATCCTCGCCCAGTCCCAGCAGTTCGATGTGACCGAGTCCAAGAGCTCCTCCGCTACTACTACTGGTACATCTTCCACtgtctcttcctcttctacTTCCTCTACCTCTGTTGTCTCTTCCGAGACCTCTTCCACTGCTTCCACCTCCACTGGTGCCACCACCACTGAGACCGATGCTTCCACTACTG CTACCGGTTCTTCTACCACCTCTACCGGAACTTCCACTGCCACCAAGACCTCCACCAAGACCGGTCTGACCACCAGCGCTTCCTCCACCGGCACCGCTACTGGCTCTGCCGCCGCCTCCGCCACTGCCTCCACCGGCGCTGCTATGGGTCTCGTTGCTCCCGGTGCCGCTGCTGGTCTTCTGGCTGGTGTCCTCGCTTTCCT CTTCAAGGTGAG ATATGTGCTATAG
- a CDS encoding uncharacterized protein (Putative Expressed protein) yields the protein MSSSGKGYTINSSGTNSQGNHYCSRDYGSSTSNSNNYHYSNTNGSYYYSNPNGSSYYNSGSGSSTYTAPSGGSSGSGKK from the exons ATGTCTAGCTCTGGAAAGGGATACACCATCAACAGCTCTGGCACCAACAGCCAG GGCAACCACTATTGCTCTCGCGACTACGGCTCCAGCACGTCTAACTCGAACAACTACCACTACTCCAATAC CAATGGCTCCTACTACTACTCCAACCCCAATGGAAGCTCCTACTACAACAGcgggtcgggaagctctaCCTACACTGCCCCCTCTGGAGGATCCAGTGGATCCGGCAAGAAATAA
- a CDS encoding TUP1-like enhancer of split, whose product MHIIKPVWLTHGGERKDFEVYSCDVSPDGKRLVTAAGDGYVRIWSTEAIYGTGTPELEGKPKQLASMSNHSGTIHTVRFSPNGKYLASGADDKIVCVYTLDANPPTHSSTFGTDEAPPVENWRTIRRLIGHDNDVQDLGWSFDSSILVSVGLDSKVVVWSGHSFEKLKTIAIHQSHVKGITFDPANKYFATASDDRTVRIFRFTSPAPNSSAHDHMNNFVLEQTITAPFANSPLTAYFRRCSWSPDGMHIAAANAVNGPVSSVAIINRGSWDGDINLIGHEAPVEVCSFSPRLYATEPPGKKQADGQPVLQHHITVIACAGGDKSLSIWITSNARPIVVAQEMAAKAISDLAWTPDGKCLFATALDGTIVAVRFEDGELGWATEMEENEKSLTKFGTNRKGAGITETTDGLLLEEKSKAGEIKHVEGRMGALMGDGAEPTTNGDKALQPSNGTTPARGSSPAPEATKTQTNGTPSAPAATESEKPDPYKAKLERLKQRPTYTKEGKKRIAPLLVSGAGVSESSLPQARLMASVSNQVKADAPTTIVDLSKPFDGLPKGGLTALLLGNKRKLAQIEGDEDGSVEKRVTLASQNGATPIMANTADGLLPAQVQSATTGQQPTPDFIRPAVTNPCMSVSQLRLAVPKIRSQILRALDSSGKPTEQPGPGTDSSSPKSRVDVVFEARNPSPASLTGRVVDREPVRLTLFRGDQPLWQDFLPRTVLLVTGNQSMWAAGCEDGSIYLWSPAGRRLVSALVLEAQPVILECNGPWILCISSVGMCYVWNVKHLSSPHPPVSLQPVLDAAIHTMGAHPTAAPAVTDARINSEGRVIVSLSNGEGYSYSPSMFTWQRISEAWWAVGSQYWNTTDAPVSNLQAKDAQQDNKDAKAAVAAGIIPWLERNTTNETLLRGRAYFLQRLIKVLLSREGYETFESSVSIAHLENRLAAALSLGAKEEFRLYLSMYAKRIGAEGLKLKVEELLKGLIGGLFEDEDDASEVILKLQANEREGRNWREGSEDLCGWPRETLLKEVILALGKHRDLQRVTVPYAKLLDMVDTTSDHGDAMDL is encoded by the exons ATGCATATCATAAAGCCGGTTTGGCTCACTCATGGAG GTGAACGCAAGGATTTCGAGGTTTATAGCTGCGATGTCTCACCAGATGGGAAGCGACTAGTCACTGCTGCTGGAG ATGGATACGTGCGAATCTGGTCAACGGAAGCCATCTACGGCACCGGAACTCCGGAACTTGAGGGCAAGCCAAAACAACTGGCGTCAATGAGTAACCACTCGGGCACAATTCACACCGTCCGCTTTTCGCCCAACGGGAAATACCTTGCGTCAGGCGCAGACGACAAGATTGTCTGCGTGTACACACTCGATGCTAACCCTCCAACACACTCGTCAACATTTG GCACCGATGAAGCACCCCCGGTTGAGAATTGGCGCACGATTCGGCGTCTGATCGGTCATGATAATGATGTCCAGGATCTTGGATGGTCCTTCGACTCATCGATTCTGGTCTCCGTTGGGCTGGACTCGAAGGTTGTTGTGTGGTCTGGTCACTCATTTGAAAAGCTGAAGACGATTGCAATTCACCAGAGTCACGTCAAaggcatcacttttgatCCGGCAAACAAATATTTCGCAACTGCTAGTGATGACCGGACCGTCCGCATCTTCCGATTTACCTCCCCTGCCCCTAATTCTTCAGCTCACGACCATATGAACAATTTCGTCCTTGAGCAAACTATCACAGCTCCCTTCGCCAATTCTCCTTTGACAGCCTATTTCCGTCGCTGCTCTTGGTCGCCTGATGGGATGCATATCGCAGCTGCAAACGCTGTGAACGGCCCTGTGAGCTCTGTGGCCATCATTAACCGCGGATCATGGGATGGCGACATCAATTTGATTGGACATGAGGCACCCGTTGAGGTTTGCTCATTCTCTCCACGACTTTATGCAACTGAGCCGCCCGGGAAGAAGCAAGCCGATGGACAGCCTGTACTACAACACCATATTACTGTTATTGCCTGTGCCGGTGGAGACAAATCCCTCAGTATTTGGATTACGAGTAATGCACGACCGATTGTGGTTGCGCAGGAAATGGCTGCCAAAGCTATATCGGATCTGGCATGGACCCCTGATGGAAAGTGTCTCTTTGCTACTGCCCTAGATGGCACAATTGTGGCAGTTAGGTTTGAAGATGGCGAGCTGGGCTGGGCCACGGAAATGGAAGAGAATGAAAAATCACTCACTAAGTTCGGAACTAATCGGAAGGGTGCCGGCATCACAGAAACCACTGACGGCTTACTGCTGGAGGAAAAGAGCAAGGCTGGTGAGATCAAGCACGTTGAAGGAAGAATGGGTGCACTGATGGGCGATGGCGCTGAACCTACTACCAATGGAGATAAAGCCCTACAGCCATCAAATGGAACTACACCTGCTCGGGGCTCTTCGCCAGCTCCCGAAGCTACGAAGACCCAGACGAATGGAACCCCTTCGGCACCTGCTGCTACAGAATCAGAGAAGCCCGACCCTTACAAAGCCAAGCTGGAAAGACTGAAGCAGCGTCCTACATATACCAAAGAGGGCAAAAAGCGTATCGCCCCTTTACTAGTCTCCGGAGCTGGAGTCAGCGAGTCATCCCTCCCGCAAGCCCGTTTGATGGCATCTGTCAGCAATCAGGTCAAGGCTGACGCTCCGACAACCATTGTTGACCTGTCAAAACCCTTTGACGGCCTACCTAAGGGTGGTCTGActgcccttcttcttggaaaCAAGCGCAAGTTGGCCCAAATAGAAGGCGACGAAGATGGCAGCGTAGAAAAGCGTGTGACACTTGCAAGTCAAAATGGTGCAACTCCCATCATGGCCAATACTGCCGATGGTCTTCTACCAGCTCAAGTTCAATCTGCCACGACTGGCCAACAGCCAACTCCAGATTTCATTCGCCCCGCAGTCACAAATCCTTGTATGTCGGTCAGTCAACTTCGTCTGGCAGTCCCCAAAATCCGCAGCCAGATTCTCCGCGCGCTAGATTCGAGCGGGAAACCGACGGAACAACCAGGCCCTGGTACAGACTCAAGCTCTCCCAAGAGTCGCGTGGACGTGGTTTTCGAAGCTCGGAACCCATCACCAGCAAGTCTGACTGGTCGTGTCGTGGACCGCGAGCCAGTACGACTGACATTGTTCCGCGGAGATCAGCCATTATGGCAGGATTTCTTACCGCGGACTGTCCTGCTGGTGACTGGTAATCAGAGCATGTGGGCAGCGGGCTGCGAAGATGGATCAATTTATCTTTGGTCACCGGCAGGTCGTCGTCTGGTAAGTGCGCTTGTTCTGGAGGCACAGCCTGTCATATTGGAGTGCAATGGACCGTGGATCCTGTGCATCTCCTCTGTGGGCATGTGCTATGTCTGGAATGTGAAGCACTTGTCTTCTCCTCACCCACCAGTTTCCCTCCAGCCAGTCCTAGATGCGGCAATTCATACCATGGGCGCGCACCCCACTGCCGCTCCTGCAGTTACAGACGCACGCATTAACTCAGAGGGCCGTGTCATCGTTTCTTTGTCCAACGGCGAGGGATACTCCTACTCCCCATCCATGTTCACATGGCAGCGCATCTCGGAAGCTTGGTGGGCCGTCGGTAGTCAGTACTGGAACACCACAGACGCACCTGTGAGCAACTTGCAGGCCAAGGATGCACAGCAAGATAACAAGGATGCCAAGGCAGCTGTCGCAGCCGGCATCATTCCTTGGTTGGAGCGAAACACCACGAATGAGACCCTCCTTCGCGGAAGAGCATACTTCCTCCAGCGTCTCATCAAGGTTTTATTGTCACGCGAAGGATATGAGACTTTCGAGTCCAGCGTATCCATTGCTCATCTTGAAAATCGTCTCGCTGCGGCTCTATCCCTAGGTGCCAAGGAAGAATTCCGGTTATACCTCTCCATGTACGCCAAGCGCATTGGTGCTGAGGGTCTAAAACTTAAAGTCGAGGAGCTCCTAAAGGGCCTAATTGGTGGTCTTTTCGAGGACGAAGATGATGCCAGCGAGGTAATCTTGAAATTGCAGGCCAATGAGCGCGAAGGCCGTAATTGGCGCGAAGGATCTGAAGATCTGTGTGGCTGGCCTCGGGAAACATTGTTGAAGGAGGTGATTCTCGCTCTTG GCAAACACCGCGACCTTCAACGCGTGACAGTGCCTTATGCCAAGCTCCTGGATATGGTTGATACTACATCAGACCATGGTGATGCAATGGATCTTTAA
- a CDS encoding GTP-binding protein, HSR1-related produces the protein MAPKKQIVQEKILLGRPGNNLKSGIVGLANVGKSTLFQSITKSSLGNPANFPYATIDPEEARVIVPDERFDWLCQHYKPKSQVPANLTVYDIAGLTRGASTGAGLGNAFLSHIRAVDAIFQVVRCFDDAEIIHVEGDVDPCRDLTIINEELRIKDIEFVEKALDLLGKQTRRGGQSLEMKKLKEEEATTAKVLQFLKDGNDIRKGDWNPKEVEVINPLFLLTAKPVVYLVNLSERDYIRQKNKYLPKVFEWIKTNSPGDPILPVSAQFEERLTLMHDDAAAEAECKSLGTKSGLPKIITTMRQSMNLGSFFTTGEDEVRQWTIRKGIKAPAAAGVIHTDFEKTFIQAIVYNYASLREYGDENAIKAAGKIMTKGKDYVVEDGDIMLIKAGAAKH, from the exons ATGGCTCCCAAGAAGCAGATAGTTCAGGAAAAGATCCTTTTGGGCCGTCCAGGAAACAACCTGAAGAGTGGTATC GTTGGTCTTGCCAATGTCGGCAAGTCGACACTCTTCCAGTCCATCACCAAGTCCTCCCTCGGTAACCCGGCCAACTTCCCATATGCCACCATTGACCCCGAGGAGGCCCGTGTCATCGTTCCTGATGAGCGGTTCGACTGGCTCTGCCAGCACTACAAGCCCAAGTCACAGGTTCCTGCCAACTTGACCGTGTATGATATTGCCGGTCTCACCCGTGGTGCCTCGACTGGAGCCGGTCTGGGTAACGCTTTCCTGTCGCACATCCGCGCTGTCGATGCCATCTTCCAGGTGGTTCGGTGCTTCGATGATGCTGAGATCATCCACGTTGAGGGTGATGTCGATCCTTGCCGTGATCTGACGATCATCAACGAGGAGCTCCGCATCAAGGATATCGAGTTTGTTGAGAAGGCTCTTGACCTTCTTGGCAAGCAAACTCGCCGTGGTGGACAGTCTCtggagatgaagaagctcaaggaagaagaggcTACTACTGCCAAGGTTCTTCAGTTCCTGAAGGATGGCAATGACATCCGCAAGGGTGACTGGAACCCCAAAGAG GTCGAAGTTATCAACCCTCTGTTCCTTCTTACCGCCAAGCCCGTTGTGTACCTTGTCAACCTGAGCGAGAGAGATTACATCCGCCAGAAGAACAAGTACCTCCCCAAGGTCTTCGAGTGGATCAAGACGAACTCGCCCGGTGACCCCATCCTCCCCGTCTCGGCTCAGTTCGAGGAGCGTCTGACCCTGATGCACGATGATGCGGCCGCTGAGGCCGAGTGCAAGTCCCTGGGCACCAAGTCCGGTCTGCCTAAGATCATCACCACTATGCGCCAGTCCATGAACCTCGGCAGTTTCTTCACCACTGGTGAGGACGAGGTTCGCCAATGGACCATCCGCAAGGGCATTAAGGCTCCTGCTGCGGCTGGTGTTATTCACACCGACTTCGAGAAGACCTTCATCCAGGCCATCGTGTACAACTATGCTTCTCTCCGCGAGTACGGTGACGAAAACGCCATCAAGGCTGCTGGTAAAATCATGACCAAGGGCAAGGATTACGTCGTCGAGGACGGCGATATCATGCTCATCAAGGCCGGTGCTGCTAAGCACTAG